Proteins encoded in a region of the Phoenix dactylifera cultivar Barhee BC4 chromosome 3, palm_55x_up_171113_PBpolish2nd_filt_p, whole genome shotgun sequence genome:
- the LOC103706279 gene encoding probable carboxylesterase 17 — protein sequence MAATENKPDRVVVAELPGWIRLYNDGSVDRAWTGPPQAHFLTATVPPYDSPRDGVSVLDLPADPALRLYLPSATNAGDGRHLPLLLHFHGGGFCITHPYWSMYHHFYTRLARSAGAAVVSVVLPLAPEHRLPAAVDAAYRALLYLRSLAAGTGAEHPVAERLRKAADFSRVFLLGDSSGGNLVHEVAARAGAVEAGFWAPVRVAGGILLHPGFGREERSRSEVENRPTPFMSLELLDKCPAMALPMGATKDHPITWPVGEAAPALEGLRLPPLLVAVAEGDLLRDRELEYCEAMRRAGKEMEVVMSRDVGHCFFLYEELVDSEPVSASRTGELIEAIKDFVARH from the coding sequence ATGGCAGCGACCGAGAACAAGCCGGACCGGGTGGTGGTGGCGGAGCTCCCCGGCTGGATCCGCCTCTACAACGACGGCTCCGTGGACCGGGCCTGGACCGGCCCACCCCAGGCCCACTTCCTCACCGCCACCGTCCCCCCCTACGACTCCCCCCGCGACGGCGTCTCCGTCCTCGACCTCCCCGCCGATCCCGCCCTCCGCCTCTACCTCCCGTCCGCCACCAACGCCGGCGACGGCCGCCACCTTCCCCTTCTCCTCCACTTCCACGGCGGGGGCTTCTGCATCACCCATCCCTACTGGTCCATGTACCACCACTTCTACACCCGCCTCGCCCGCTCCGCCGGCGCCGCCGTCGTCTCCGTCGTCCTCCCCCTCGCCCCCGAGCACCGCCTCCCGGCCGCCGTCGACGCCGCCTACCGCGCACTCCTCTACCTCCGCTCCCTCGCCGCCGGCACCGGCGCCGAGCACCCGGTGGCGGAGCGGCTCCGCAAGGCGGCGGACTTCTCGCGGGTTTTCCTCCTCGGGGACAGCTCCGGGGGGAACCTGGTGCACGAGGTGGCGGCGCGGGCGGGGGCGGTGGAGGCGGGTTTCTGGGCGCCGGTGAGGGTGGCGGGGGGGATCCTCCTCCACCCGGGGTTCGGCCGGGAGGAGCGGAGCCGGTCGGAGGTGGAGAACCGGCCGACGCCGTTCATGTCGCTGGAGTTGCTGGACAAGTGCCCGGCGATGGCGCTGCCGATGGGGGCGACGAAGGACCACCCGATCACGTGGCCGGTGGGGGAGGCGGCGCCTGCGTTGGAGGGTCTGAGGCTGCCGCCGCTGCTGGTGGCGGTGGCGGAGGGGGATTTGCTGAGGGACCGGGAGCTGGAGTACTGCGAGGCGATGAGGAGGGCGGGGAAGGAGATGGAGGTGGTGATGAGCCGGGACGTGGGGCACTGTTTCTTTCTCTACGAGGAGTTGGTCGACTCGGAACCGGTCTCGGCGAGCCGGACCGGGGAGTTGATCGAGGCCATCAAGGACTTTGTGGCCCGCCACTGA
- the LOC103706276 gene encoding cytochrome P450 94A2-like, with the protein MEISCLQSVFFFLIPLFIFIFWYQNPAKKPTPGELQAYPLLGNLPQLLKNRHRFLEWTAEALIKNPTHTIVFQSLGQVSGIQTANPLNIEHVLKTNFKNYPKGERHIEMLEDFFGHGIFNSDGERWKLQRKAASFEFNTRSLRNFVVDTVQHEVVQRLLPLLKKASKKNETLDFQDVLERFAFDNICQVAFNEDPACLTEEGFGNTISSRFMKTFGEAQNLVVERFLDALDITWRIKKLLNIGSERRLKESISIINDYTTNIIRSRKERPLDHFSDLLSRFTSNKDNTEEYLRDVVVSFLTAGRETTSSALTWFFWLLSARPDVEKKILDEVRSIRALNQKASETFSFDELREMHYLHAAISESMRLYPPVALDTLSCKEDDTMPDGTLVHKGWFVTYHAYALGRLEDVWGKDCNNYKPERWLENGIFQPENPFKYPVFHAGPRMCLGKEMAYIQMKSIAACVLEKFEFNVVGKDKTPEYILSLTLRMKGGLPIQVRERKRES; encoded by the coding sequence ATGGAGATTTCATGCCTACAGtcggtcttcttcttcctcattcccctcttcatcttcatcttctggTATCAAAACCCAGCAAAGAAACCAACCCCTGGAGAACTCCAAGCCTACCCACTGCTGGGGAACCTCCCCCAGTTGCTCAAAAACCGTCACAGATTCCTTGAATGGACAGCTGAAGCCCTCATCAAGAACCCGACGCATACAATAGTATTCCAGAGCCTAGGGCAGGTCAGTGGAATCCAAACTGCAAATCCCTTGAACATCGAACACGTGCTCAAAACCAACTTCAAGAACTACCCAAAAGGCGAGAGACACATCGAAATGCTGGAGGATTTCTTTGGCCATGGGATCTTCAATTCCGACGGTGAGCGCTGGAAGTTGCAGCGGAAGGCGGCCAGCTTTGAGTTCAATACAAGATCACTTCGTAACTTCGTGGTGGACACAGTCCAGCATGAGGTAGTCCAGAGACTGCTACCGCTGCTGAAGAAAGCCAGCAAAAAGAACGAGACTCTCGACTTTCAAGATGTTCTTGAGCGTTTTGCATTCGATAACATCTGCCAGGTGGCCTTCAATGAAGATCCGGCCTGCCTTACAGAAGAGGGGTTTGGCAATACAATCTCCTCACGCTTCATGAAAACCTTTGGAGAAGCGCAGAACCTTGTTGTGGAGCGATTCCTGGATGCGCTGGATATCACCTGGAGGATCAAAAAGCTGCTAAATATCGGCTCGGAGAGACGGTTGAAAGAATCAATTTCAATCATCAACGACTACACCACAAACATCATTCGATCAAGGAAGGAAAGGCCTTTGGATCACTTTAGTGATCTTCTGTCTCGATTCACTTCAAATAAAGATAACACTGAAGAATATCTTCGAGATGTGGTGGTGAGCTTCCTTACAGCTGGGCGTGAGACAACATCATCAGCACTGACATGGTTCTTCTGGCTCCTATCGGCAAGACCTGATGTCGAGAAAAAGATACTAGACGAAGTCAGATCGATCCGGGCCCTGAATCAGAAAGCAAGCGAGACATTTAGTTTTGATGAGCTGCGAGAGATGCATTACCTTCATGCTGCAATTTCAGAGTCGATGAGGTTGTATCCCCCTGTGGCCCTTGACACGCTTTCTTGCAAAGAAGATGACACCATGCCAGACGGAACATTGGTGCATAAAGGATGGTTTGTGACATACCATGCTTATGCTCTTGGAAGGCTGGAGGACGTCTGGGGGAAGGACTGCAACAACTACAAGCCGGAGAGGTGGTTGGAAAATGGGATTTTCCAGCCAgaaaatccattcaaatatcCAGTGTTTCACGCTGGTCCGAGAATGTGCTTGGGGAAGGAGATGGCATACATACAGATGAAATCGATTGCAGCTTGTGTGCTTGAAAAATTTGAATTCAATGTTGTGGGGAAGGACAAAACTCCAGAATACATACTCTCACTGACCCTGAGGATGAAAGGAGGTTTGCCAATTCaggttagagagagaaagagagagagttga